A genomic region of Enterococcus sp. 12C11_DIV0727 contains the following coding sequences:
- a CDS encoding YesL family protein gives MVGKALETLFIKVWVIVKLNLFFWLFSCCGLIVAGVGPALKTVNELFVSHEFNYKEITLKDGWNTFKKNFVRGNLLFYGLGLLLSILAYNLFLSVQIQGIAFLMIDFLLVFAMIYGIVTYQYTLLLDSYYEIGLKNLLKLAFISTLSNFTNLLKIAISVSLIVFITWKFKGLILFGTVSMIQIWSFTATKSWRQTIDQRLELHA, from the coding sequence ATGGTTGGAAAAGCGTTAGAAACGTTATTCATTAAAGTTTGGGTCATCGTAAAATTGAATCTATTCTTTTGGCTGTTCAGCTGTTGCGGTTTGATTGTCGCAGGCGTGGGTCCAGCCTTGAAAACAGTCAATGAATTATTTGTCAGTCACGAGTTCAATTATAAAGAAATCACTTTGAAGGACGGCTGGAACACTTTTAAAAAGAACTTTGTAAGAGGAAATCTGCTTTTTTATGGATTGGGCTTGTTATTAAGTATATTGGCGTACAATTTATTTTTATCTGTACAAATTCAGGGAATTGCTTTTTTAATGATCGATTTTCTGTTAGTTTTTGCAATGATTTATGGGATTGTTACGTATCAATACACATTGTTATTAGATAGCTATTATGAAATCGGTTTAAAAAATTTGTTGAAACTGGCGTTTATTTCGACATTATCTAATTTTACGAATTTATTGAAAATAGCGATTAGCGTAAGTTTGATTGTATTTATTACGTGGAAATTCAAAGGATTGATTCTATTCGGCACGGTTTCTATGATCCAAATATGGAGCTTTACAGCGACAAAATCATGGCGGCAAACGATCGATCAACGATTGGAACTTCATGCGTAA
- a CDS encoding ABC transporter substrate-binding protein — translation MKTWKKVVGLSTAVVLLVALTACGGGSKKKTAGSSKKADEGTLLMYQIGDKPENYDALMEVANKRIEEKTGAKLNIQYIGWGDYKKKMSVIVSSGENYDIAFADSYVPNAQKGAFADLTELAPKFAKDAYEQLDEAYIKGNLVDGKLYAFPVNGNVYSQQVLTFNKQYLDKYNLSIDDIKTYKDAESVLKTFHEKEPNIAAFAIGQGFKAQGDFDFPIGNDYPFAVDLNGDTKKIINQYENKDFMDVLKTMHKWYQAGYIPSDAATSNTEFPLEGNTWFIRQETQGPYDYGDTILSNAAGQELVSTAFTKALKSSDQARMANFVVSNTSKNKEKAVEVLGQINSDPELLNGLVWGIEGEAWEKIPDKDGKIKLLDGYKPNMHLPAWNTGNNKILYTQDTITEDMIKERDESIAKAETSPILGFNFVTSNVKTEMSNIANVMSQYLDGLNTGTVDPEETVPKLKEALDNAGYDKVLTEMQKQYDEFLKK, via the coding sequence CAGTTGTTCTTTTAGTTGCGTTGACAGCATGTGGCGGAGGCAGTAAAAAAAAGACTGCTGGCAGTAGTAAAAAAGCAGATGAAGGTACGTTATTGATGTATCAAATCGGTGATAAGCCTGAGAATTATGATGCGTTGATGGAAGTTGCCAATAAGAGAATCGAAGAGAAAACAGGGGCTAAACTAAATATCCAATATATTGGATGGGGCGATTACAAGAAAAAAATGAGCGTTATTGTGTCCTCTGGTGAAAATTATGATATTGCATTTGCAGATAGTTATGTACCAAATGCACAAAAAGGAGCCTTTGCGGATTTAACTGAACTAGCACCTAAGTTTGCTAAGGATGCCTATGAGCAATTAGATGAAGCGTATATCAAAGGGAACTTAGTTGACGGAAAACTATATGCCTTTCCAGTCAATGGTAATGTTTATTCGCAACAAGTGTTGACGTTTAATAAGCAATATTTAGATAAATATAATTTATCGATTGATGACATTAAAACCTACAAAGATGCGGAAAGTGTCTTAAAAACCTTCCATGAAAAAGAACCGAATATTGCGGCCTTTGCGATTGGTCAAGGGTTTAAAGCGCAAGGTGATTTTGATTTCCCAATTGGAAACGACTATCCATTTGCTGTCGATCTAAATGGCGATACTAAAAAGATCATCAACCAATACGAAAACAAAGACTTTATGGATGTCTTAAAAACAATGCATAAATGGTATCAAGCAGGTTACATCCCATCAGATGCAGCAACAAGCAACACAGAGTTTCCATTAGAAGGAAATACTTGGTTCATTCGTCAAGAGACACAAGGACCTTACGATTATGGTGATACGATTTTAAGTAATGCGGCAGGCCAAGAATTAGTGTCTACAGCATTTACTAAAGCCTTGAAATCAAGTGATCAAGCAAGAATGGCTAACTTTGTAGTCTCAAATACGTCTAAAAACAAAGAAAAAGCAGTGGAAGTTTTAGGTCAGATCAATAGTGATCCAGAATTATTAAATGGTTTAGTCTGGGGAATTGAAGGCGAAGCGTGGGAAAAAATTCCTGATAAAGATGGAAAAATCAAACTGTTAGATGGCTATAAACCAAACATGCATTTACCAGCATGGAATACTGGTAACAACAAAATCTTATATACACAAGATACGATCACTGAAGATATGATCAAAGAGCGTGATGAATCAATCGCTAAAGCAGAAACATCACCAATCTTAGGCTTTAACTTTGTAACGTCGAATGTGAAAACAGAAATGAGTAACATTGCCAACGTGATGAGTCAATATTTAGATGGTTTAAACACAGGAACCGTAGATCCAGAAGAGACAGTGCCTAAATTAAAAGAAGCACTTGATAATGCTGGTTATGACAAAGTCTTAACTGAAATGCAAAAACAATACGATGAATTTTTGAAAAAATAA
- a CDS encoding GH92 family glycosyl hydrolase: MKPTLIDTRHGTDNQHSFSNGNCLPYTGVPFGMNYFAPQTNGDNGSWWFNPRDRVFQGFRLTHQPSPWMGDFSYLVMQPFNGTLKEATVFHAQSSYRSDESVFNPSHLEITAQRYQSTSRLIPSMYGGVLTTKYTQADARLLLSLPGKYQLIVENDHSVSGTIINYAGCEDKDFSFFFTMRFKQPFTFEEPFEKNGENECLAFSFGDIQEQMIQFGTSFISLEQANLNLSRELDWQPEDYLTQSEDQWAHYLNKIDIQDKNQQRRSTFYHNLYRSFLFPQTFYEKDSYNQIIHYDTLAKEVKPGFLYTNNGFWDTYKTVYPLYSLIAQDKYAEMLEGFLNSYRESGYLPKWLSPDERGLMPGTLIDAVIADAAVKKIRPDLMPEFLGAMIKGATIQSENSNYGRQGTNDYLRYGYVPATYHESVNHTLDYCYSDFCISQVAKTLNETSITEHYAQQAKNYLTIFDPNTGFMRAKLMDGAFKEPFNCHRWGGDYAEGSAWQSSFAVYHDFKGLIKAFGGPEKFQKKLISLCNQPPTFNVEGYGFEIHEMSEMAATEFGQLAISNQPSFHLPYLFSYLGKPEFAQPLLKQLMIQEFNDSQTGFPGDEDNGSMASWYIFSSLGFYPVCPGSGEYVIGMPLFDKAIIHLSNGETLTVTASPNHEQQQFVDQIRYNGALHKRLVFDHKSLMEGGLIDFTLGIVPRPKNYEADQLPFSI; the protein is encoded by the coding sequence GTGAAACCAACACTAATCGACACTAGACATGGTACTGATAACCAACATTCTTTTTCAAATGGAAATTGTTTACCTTATACAGGTGTGCCATTTGGCATGAACTATTTTGCTCCGCAAACGAACGGAGATAACGGCAGCTGGTGGTTCAATCCTCGCGACCGAGTTTTTCAGGGCTTCCGTTTGACTCATCAACCAAGCCCTTGGATGGGCGACTTTAGTTATTTAGTGATGCAGCCCTTTAACGGCACACTAAAAGAAGCAACTGTTTTTCATGCACAGTCTTCTTACCGATCAGATGAAAGCGTTTTTAATCCAAGTCACTTAGAAATCACGGCACAACGTTATCAATCAACTTCCCGTTTGATTCCAAGTATGTATGGCGGTGTTTTAACAACAAAGTATACTCAAGCAGATGCCCGTCTTTTGCTTTCGTTACCAGGAAAATATCAGCTTATAGTTGAAAACGATCATTCCGTCTCCGGCACGATCATAAACTATGCAGGCTGTGAGGACAAAGACTTTTCTTTCTTTTTCACGATGCGTTTTAAACAACCCTTCACTTTTGAAGAACCTTTTGAAAAGAATGGGGAAAATGAGTGTCTTGCTTTTTCATTTGGTGATATTCAGGAACAAATGATTCAGTTTGGTACTTCTTTTATCAGTTTAGAGCAAGCCAATTTAAATTTATCTCGTGAATTAGATTGGCAGCCGGAAGATTACCTTACACAATCAGAAGATCAATGGGCACACTACCTAAATAAAATCGACATTCAGGATAAAAACCAACAACGTCGTTCAACTTTTTACCATAATCTATATCGTTCGTTTTTATTTCCGCAAACATTTTATGAAAAAGATTCTTATAACCAAATTATCCATTATGATACCTTAGCAAAAGAAGTAAAACCGGGATTTCTCTATACAAATAATGGTTTTTGGGATACTTATAAAACCGTTTATCCTTTGTACTCCTTGATTGCACAGGACAAATATGCTGAAATGCTAGAAGGTTTTTTAAATAGTTATCGAGAAAGTGGTTATTTGCCTAAATGGCTTTCGCCTGATGAACGAGGCCTGATGCCTGGGACACTGATCGATGCAGTGATTGCTGATGCCGCAGTTAAAAAAATTCGTCCTGATTTGATGCCAGAGTTCTTAGGCGCCATGATTAAAGGCGCAACGATCCAAAGTGAGAATTCTAATTATGGTAGACAAGGAACGAATGATTATTTGAGATACGGCTACGTCCCTGCTACTTATCATGAGTCTGTCAATCATACCTTAGATTATTGCTACAGTGATTTTTGTATCAGTCAAGTCGCTAAGACATTGAACGAAACGAGCATAACAGAACATTATGCGCAACAAGCTAAAAACTATCTAACTATTTTCGACCCTAACACAGGTTTCATGCGTGCTAAACTGATGGATGGTGCCTTTAAAGAACCCTTTAACTGTCATCGCTGGGGTGGCGATTATGCCGAAGGTAGTGCTTGGCAAAGTAGCTTTGCTGTTTATCATGATTTTAAAGGGTTGATCAAAGCTTTTGGTGGGCCAGAAAAATTTCAAAAAAAATTGATCAGTCTTTGTAATCAACCGCCCACATTTAATGTAGAAGGGTATGGATTTGAAATTCATGAAATGAGTGAAATGGCTGCTACTGAATTTGGGCAACTGGCGATTTCAAATCAACCAAGTTTCCATTTGCCTTATCTGTTTAGTTATCTTGGCAAACCGGAATTTGCTCAACCCTTGTTAAAACAATTAATGATCCAAGAATTCAATGATAGCCAAACTGGGTTCCCTGGCGATGAAGATAATGGCAGTATGGCCAGTTGGTATATTTTTAGTTCATTAGGGTTTTATCCTGTTTGTCCTGGTTCTGGAGAATATGTGATTGGAATGCCGCTATTCGATAAAGCCATTATTCATTTGTCGAATGGTGAAACATTGACCGTTACGGCCAGTCCAAACCATGAGCAACAGCAATTTGTCGACCAGATTCGCTATAACGGTGCTCTTCATAAGCGTTTAGTTTTTGATCACAAATCATTGATGGAAGGTGGACTGATCGACTTTACGTTGGGAATTGTACCTAGACCGAAAAATTATGAAGCTGACCAGCTTCCATTTAGTATTTGA
- a CDS encoding sensor histidine kinase codes for MRKKKPSSFNDKTLLNRLLKNYALILVTLILIGMVSIGMNTYWQSMGRGEITAQEAVDTIARSINDKNIQGKTMLNGLTDNQEKINNLNRYMDEPISNYLNYSYDQQLATGNYLFLPGQVKNFYTMYDNIESIIMVLNNYNDYYLSTSDDKSGKKISGTPRLNNKFYLAYPITNPVTLEVLGSFYVEFSQKDIIDSLTHLTTFDGLSAYVFSSTGYQLLTYTEKSNTLDQQLIQQKMKETSLLPIQTLAQTNLLEHLQTTSGFDILVTVSKQQILTHVFFDLRILLIGGLGLILLLLYLLYRTFTKYSQQVDIIMDSMALVTKGDLNTRINEQETQFELRELSKGINTMLDNIEQYIADIYKLEIKQQDAHMRALQSQISPHFLYNTLEYIRMYALSEGSEELADVVYAFSTLLRNNTDQAKTTTLEKELSFCEKYVYLYQMRYPDRIAYHFEIDDALKKLVLPKFSIQPLIENYFVHGIDFSRNDNAISVKAHLSNDQVKILIRDNGKGISPQKLALIETKLQSEQIELHGSIGLQNVNERLRAYFDPSFLMTIRPNETKGIAIELSFDDSFSKIEIRYNNSQTSSQ; via the coding sequence ATGCGTAAAAAGAAACCCTCTTCCTTTAATGATAAAACATTACTAAACCGATTACTGAAAAATTATGCGTTGATTTTGGTTACACTGATCTTGATTGGCATGGTCAGTATTGGAATGAATACCTATTGGCAATCGATGGGAAGAGGGGAAATCACGGCGCAAGAAGCAGTCGATACGATTGCTCGCTCGATCAATGATAAAAATATTCAAGGGAAGACAATGTTAAACGGGTTGACTGATAATCAAGAGAAGATCAACAATTTGAATCGTTATATGGACGAGCCAATTTCTAATTATTTGAATTATTCTTACGATCAACAATTAGCAACGGGCAACTATTTATTTTTACCAGGTCAAGTGAAAAATTTTTACACGATGTATGACAATATAGAATCGATCATTATGGTGTTGAATAATTACAATGATTACTATCTTTCTACCTCAGATGATAAGAGTGGTAAAAAAATCAGTGGAACCCCTCGTTTAAATAACAAATTTTATTTAGCCTATCCTATTACAAATCCAGTAACGCTAGAAGTTCTAGGCAGTTTTTATGTCGAATTTTCTCAAAAAGATATTATTGATAGTTTAACTCACTTAACGACGTTTGATGGCTTGTCAGCCTATGTTTTTTCAAGTACGGGCTACCAATTATTAACTTATACAGAAAAAAGTAACACCTTAGACCAGCAGTTGATCCAACAAAAAATGAAAGAAACTTCACTATTACCGATTCAAACGTTGGCCCAAACTAATCTGTTGGAACATCTGCAAACAACGAGCGGTTTTGATATTTTGGTAACTGTATCTAAGCAGCAGATCCTCACACATGTCTTTTTTGATTTGCGCATTCTATTGATAGGCGGCTTAGGCTTGATTTTGTTATTGCTGTATTTGTTGTATCGAACCTTTACAAAGTATTCACAGCAAGTTGATATTATTATGGACTCAATGGCACTTGTCACTAAAGGCGATCTAAATACACGAATCAATGAACAGGAGACGCAGTTTGAACTGAGAGAGCTCTCAAAGGGGATCAATACGATGTTGGATAATATTGAGCAATATATCGCCGACATTTATAAATTAGAGATCAAACAGCAAGATGCTCATATGCGAGCGCTACAATCTCAAATCAGCCCACATTTTTTATACAACACCTTAGAGTATATTCGTATGTATGCATTAAGTGAAGGCAGTGAAGAATTAGCGGATGTAGTCTATGCTTTTTCAACCTTACTGCGTAATAATACGGATCAAGCTAAAACGACGACTCTGGAAAAAGAGCTAAGTTTCTGTGAGAAATATGTATATCTGTATCAAATGAGATATCCAGACCGAATCGCTTATCATTTTGAAATCGATGACGCATTGAAGAAACTAGTTTTACCTAAATTTTCCATACAACCATTGATTGAAAATTATTTTGTTCATGGTATCGATTTTTCGCGAAATGACAATGCAATCAGTGTTAAAGCACATTTAAGTAATGATCAAGTGAAGATTTTGATTCGTGATAACGGGAAGGGGATTTCACCTCAAAAACTAGCTTTGATTGAAACGAAATTGCAAAGTGAACAAATCGAATTACATGGTTCGATCGGGTTACAAAATGTGAATGAACGTCTGCGTGCTTATTTTGACCCAAGTTTTTTGATGACAATTAGGCCAAATGAAACCAAAGGAATCGCTATTGAACTTTCATTTGACGATTCCTTTTCTAAAATCGAAATCAGGTATAACAATAGTCAGACTAGTTCACAATAA
- a CDS encoding response regulator transcription factor produces MKYNVLLVDDEYMIVNGLKKIISWEEEGFTIKGTARNAKEALTLMELESIDLVITDITMPEMTGLEFIEAAQKEARQFEFMILSGYQKFDFLKGGLQLGAINYLMKPVDKLELLKSVRKAKKRLDNRNQQETRNGLYSEILLSQWVNGEIDKDNFEELDQLVNTAEKSDWTVLLVEVTREKKAQVVKWLEEQQQSLFFSRNLGDKSLLVHIFKGGKYHLNQLLAANPLQIEEDDSWLISVGETVSDWEDVPDSYEKANQTLQRYKFYEAGGKNLLYSVFSDDFDLSADIINFNKTLMVGDFTTIETTIAEIFSKTQKIGARPEDVRHITFMLFMDIYRRFNHLDEGEYQQILDDINHSSNVDKLREILSNTVKQITREKIAYDYSENVQNVIDKIRSDYTSELTLKCVAQSLHLNVMYLGQLFKKETKKSFSQYLNQYRMKKAQNLLLYTDDNVNEIADKIGFNNSTYFSQIFKKMNDLTPKEFREKYKHHYDSVGEE; encoded by the coding sequence ATGAAGTATAATGTTTTGCTAGTTGATGATGAATATATGATCGTTAATGGGTTGAAAAAAATTATTTCATGGGAAGAGGAAGGTTTTACCATCAAAGGGACAGCTCGAAATGCTAAAGAAGCATTGACCTTGATGGAGCTGGAATCGATTGATCTTGTGATAACGGATATTACGATGCCGGAAATGACAGGATTAGAGTTTATTGAAGCTGCTCAAAAAGAAGCGAGGCAGTTTGAATTTATGATTCTTTCTGGTTACCAGAAATTTGATTTTTTAAAGGGCGGATTACAGCTTGGGGCTATTAATTATTTGATGAAACCAGTAGATAAACTAGAGCTTTTAAAAAGTGTCCGGAAAGCAAAAAAACGTTTAGACAATCGGAATCAACAAGAAACTAGGAATGGTTTATACAGCGAAATTTTATTGTCACAATGGGTAAATGGTGAAATTGATAAAGATAACTTTGAAGAACTTGATCAGCTAGTCAACACTGCGGAAAAATCGGATTGGACGGTCTTACTAGTAGAAGTCACACGCGAGAAAAAAGCGCAAGTCGTAAAATGGCTGGAAGAACAGCAACAATCCTTATTTTTTTCACGAAATTTAGGTGATAAAAGTTTGCTTGTACATATCTTTAAAGGTGGTAAGTATCACTTGAATCAACTTCTAGCAGCAAATCCGCTGCAAATCGAAGAAGATGACAGCTGGCTGATCAGTGTAGGGGAAACAGTCAGTGATTGGGAAGATGTCCCGGATAGTTATGAAAAGGCAAATCAAACATTGCAGCGTTACAAATTTTATGAAGCAGGCGGTAAAAACTTACTCTATTCGGTTTTTTCAGATGACTTTGATCTTTCGGCAGATATTATTAACTTTAATAAAACATTGATGGTGGGGGATTTCACTACGATCGAGACAACGATCGCTGAAATTTTTTCTAAAACTCAAAAAATCGGTGCACGGCCAGAAGATGTCCGACACATTACATTTATGCTATTCATGGATATTTATCGGCGTTTCAATCATTTGGATGAAGGGGAATATCAACAGATACTGGATGATATTAATCACTCCTCAAATGTGGATAAACTACGTGAAATCCTATCGAATACAGTCAAACAAATCACCCGGGAAAAGATCGCCTACGATTATTCTGAAAATGTCCAAAATGTGATCGATAAAATCCGTTCAGACTATACAAGTGAATTGACGTTGAAATGCGTAGCGCAATCTTTGCATCTTAATGTGATGTATTTAGGGCAACTATTTAAGAAAGAAACAAAAAAGAGCTTTTCTCAATATTTGAATCAATACCGTATGAAAAAAGCCCAAAATTTATTGTTATACACAGATGATAATGTGAATGAAATTGCTGATAAAATTGGCTTTAATAATAGCACGTACTTCTCGCAGATCTTCAAAAAGATGAACGATTTGACACCTAAAGAGTTTCGAGAAAAATATAAGCATCATTACGATTCAGTAGGAGAAGAATGA